One part of the Lachnospiraceae bacterium JLR.KK002 genome encodes these proteins:
- a CDS encoding LacI family DNA-binding transcriptional regulator, with amino-acid sequence MITIKEIASILGISPTTVSNVVNGHTEKMSPATRQRIEEALVQYGFQKTVHREEYGKALKLISVDFCLRYKESVFTDPFCAELLNAICMKLQEYGRYPVCGIPKDEQDIFHKLQARNIEGGIVIGFDPWECQEFANRVGKPLVYIDCGEGDYDNVGIADYEGGKRITEFMLKQGHRKIAFFCDKKNPVSSTFERFRGYCDALESYGISYSNKDYYYLPAGRNLRREALRNFALKAKEEGYTAIFVVSDLLANEAISIFFGEGLRVPEDISVAGFDDNIYARLSRPMLTTVRQSVKEKGEEAVKLLVQRIRGEEIIARSFKLPVELIVRESIRNIN; translated from the coding sequence ATGATTACGATTAAAGAAATTGCATCGATATTGGGGATCAGCCCTACAACCGTGTCAAATGTTGTAAACGGTCATACAGAGAAAATGTCGCCTGCCACAAGGCAGAGAATTGAGGAGGCACTGGTACAGTACGGATTTCAGAAAACTGTTCACCGGGAAGAGTACGGAAAGGCATTGAAGCTGATATCGGTGGATTTCTGTCTTCGATATAAAGAAAGTGTTTTTACAGACCCGTTCTGTGCGGAGCTTTTGAATGCCATATGCATGAAGCTGCAGGAATACGGCCGGTATCCGGTGTGCGGAATTCCAAAGGATGAGCAGGATATTTTTCATAAGCTGCAGGCCCGTAATATAGAAGGGGGTATTGTGATTGGATTTGACCCCTGGGAATGTCAGGAATTCGCAAACAGAGTGGGAAAGCCTCTGGTGTACATTGACTGCGGGGAAGGAGACTACGACAATGTGGGAATTGCGGATTATGAAGGAGGGAAGCGGATAACGGAATTTATGCTGAAGCAGGGGCATCGGAAAATCGCTTTTTTCTGTGATAAGAAAAATCCGGTATCCAGTACCTTTGAGCGGTTCCGGGGTTACTGCGACGCTCTGGAAAGTTATGGCATTTCCTACAGCAACAAAGATTACTATTATCTGCCTGCCGGCAGGAATCTGAGGCGGGAGGCGCTGCGTAACTTTGCTCTTAAAGCAAAAGAGGAAGGGTACACGGCGATATTCGTGGTATCTGATTTGCTGGCCAATGAAGCCATCAGTATTTTCTTCGGAGAAGGGCTGAGAGTGCCGGAGGATATTTCTGTGGCGGGATTTGACGATAATATCTATGCCCGGCTGAGCAGGCCCATGCTGACCACGGTGCGCCAGTCGGTGAAGGAAAAGGGGGAGGAGGCAGTAAAACTTCTGGTGCAGAGAATCCGGGGAGAAGAAATTATTGCCAGGTCATTTAAGCTCCCGGTGGAGCTGATTGTAAGAGAAAGCATCCGGAATATCAACTGA
- a CDS encoding carbohydrate kinase: protein MKKYDVTALGELLIDFTYTGESEQGNSLLEANPGGAPCNVLALLNKCGRTTNFIGKVGKDQFGYLLRDTLEELKIGTDGLCFDEEVKTTLAFVKTFENGDRDFAFYRNPGADMMLTEDEVDEEQIKNSRIFHFGTLSMTHEGVCAATEKAVNVAKENGVLISFDPNLRIPLWKDLSVAKEKMEYGLSKCDVCKISEEEVEFLTGEKDIEKGAAILREKFPVKLFQVTAGAEGSYAFYKDMMVYKPSFKLGGTIETTGAGDTFCGSILYGLLYRDIDSLTKEDLEQMLTFANAAAYLVTTRKGAIRSMPETDDVHKIINENA, encoded by the coding sequence ATGAAGAAATATGATGTAACGGCACTGGGGGAACTGTTGATTGATTTTACTTATACCGGGGAATCCGAACAGGGGAATTCCCTGCTGGAGGCAAATCCGGGCGGAGCTCCCTGCAATGTGCTGGCACTGCTGAATAAATGCGGAAGAACCACGAACTTTATCGGCAAGGTGGGAAAGGATCAGTTCGGTTATCTGCTGCGGGATACTCTGGAGGAGCTGAAAATCGGCACGGACGGTCTTTGTTTTGACGAGGAAGTAAAAACCACCCTTGCCTTTGTAAAGACCTTTGAAAACGGCGACCGGGATTTTGCATTTTACCGGAATCCGGGGGCGGATATGATGCTGACGGAAGATGAAGTGGATGAGGAACAGATTAAAAACAGCAGGATTTTCCATTTCGGAACCTTGTCCATGACCCATGAAGGGGTGTGCGCAGCTACGGAGAAGGCAGTGAATGTTGCAAAAGAGAACGGGGTTCTGATTTCCTTTGACCCGAATCTGCGGATTCCGCTCTGGAAGGATCTGAGTGTTGCAAAAGAGAAGATGGAGTACGGTCTGAGCAAATGCGACGTATGTAAAATTTCCGAGGAGGAAGTGGAATTCCTTACAGGAGAGAAGGATATTGAAAAAGGGGCGGCAATTCTCCGGGAGAAGTTCCCTGTAAAGCTGTTCCAGGTAACAGCGGGAGCAGAGGGGAGTTATGCCTTCTATAAAGATATGATGGTATATAAACCCAGCTTTAAGTTAGGGGGAACCATTGAGACCACCGGAGCGGGAGATACGTTCTGCGGAAGTATTCTTTACGGACTGCTGTACCGGGACATTGACAGCCTGACAAAAGAAGATCTGGAACAGATGCTGACCTTTGCAAATGCGGCGGCTTATCTGGTTACCACCAGGAAGGGAGCCATCCGTTCCATGCCGGAGACGGATGATGTACATAAAATTATCAACGAAAATGCATAA
- the argS gene encoding arginine--tRNA ligase: MEKILDVISKQVMEALKTCGYDEKYGKVTLSNRPDLCEYQCNGAMAAAREYKCAPFLIADKVAEQLQKNGMFESAESVKPGFLNLKLSPEYLAEYLRQMEGDGQRLGCNKCEHPKTILIDYGGPNVAKPLHVGHLRSAIIGESVKRIGRFMGHNMIGDVHLGDWGLQMGLIITELKARKPELVYFDEDYTGEYPPEPPFTISELEEIYPAASGKSKEDEAYKEAAMEATYELQHGRAGYRALLNHILNVSVSDLKRNYENLNVSFELWKGESDAQPYIPDMVEKMKKDGFAYISEGALVVDVKEDTDTKEIPPCMILKSDGASLYNTTDLATIVWRMQDYHPDEIIYVVDKRQELYFTQVFRCARKTGLVGPETELTFLGFGTMNGKDGKPFKTREGGVMRLEYLVSGINEEMYKKIADNHTVEEAEGRETAKTVALSAIKYGDLSNQASKDYIFDIERFTSFEGNTGPYILYTIVRMKSILKKYQESRELPEHAGILPAHSDSEKALMLELSKFNGMMESAFEEKAPHKVCAYIYDLANAFNHFYHETKIMAEPDEMIQAGYIKLLELTRKALEICIDVLGFEAPERM; the protein is encoded by the coding sequence ATGGAAAAGATATTGGATGTGATCAGCAAACAGGTGATGGAGGCCTTAAAGACCTGCGGTTACGATGAAAAATACGGAAAGGTTACCTTGTCGAACCGTCCGGACCTCTGCGAATACCAGTGCAATGGTGCCATGGCTGCCGCCAGGGAGTATAAATGCGCTCCCTTTCTGATTGCGGACAAGGTGGCAGAGCAGTTACAGAAAAATGGAATGTTCGAATCGGCAGAATCAGTAAAACCGGGATTTCTGAATCTGAAACTGAGCCCGGAATATCTGGCAGAATATCTGCGTCAGATGGAAGGGGACGGACAGCGGCTGGGCTGCAATAAATGTGAACATCCCAAAACCATTCTGATAGACTATGGCGGACCAAATGTGGCAAAACCCCTCCATGTGGGCCATCTGCGTTCTGCCATTATCGGGGAAAGTGTGAAGCGGATCGGCCGGTTTATGGGCCATAATATGATTGGAGACGTACATCTGGGGGACTGGGGCCTGCAGATGGGGCTGATTATCACCGAACTGAAAGCGCGGAAACCGGAGCTTGTGTATTTTGATGAAGATTACACGGGGGAATATCCCCCGGAGCCACCTTTTACCATTTCTGAACTGGAGGAAATCTATCCTGCTGCCAGCGGGAAATCCAAAGAGGACGAAGCCTATAAGGAAGCGGCCATGGAAGCAACTTATGAACTGCAGCATGGCAGGGCAGGCTACAGAGCTTTGCTGAATCATATTTTAAATGTGTCAGTCAGTGATTTAAAGCGCAATTATGAAAATCTGAACGTATCCTTTGAGCTGTGGAAGGGAGAATCCGACGCCCAGCCCTATATTCCGGATATGGTGGAAAAGATGAAGAAAGACGGATTCGCCTATATCAGCGAGGGCGCGCTGGTGGTGGACGTGAAGGAAGATACGGACACCAAAGAGATTCCCCCCTGTATGATTTTAAAATCAGACGGAGCCTCTTTGTATAACACCACCGACCTTGCCACCATAGTATGGCGTATGCAGGACTACCATCCGGATGAAATCATCTATGTGGTGGACAAGCGGCAGGAACTGTATTTTACACAGGTATTCCGCTGCGCCAGAAAAACAGGACTGGTGGGGCCGGAGACGGAACTGACATTCCTGGGCTTCGGCACCATGAACGGGAAGGATGGGAAACCATTCAAAACCAGAGAAGGAGGCGTTATGCGTCTGGAATATCTGGTGTCCGGTATCAATGAGGAAATGTACAAAAAGATTGCGGACAATCATACCGTGGAGGAAGCGGAAGGCCGGGAAACTGCAAAAACAGTGGCCCTTTCTGCCATCAAGTACGGGGATTTATCCAACCAGGCCTCCAAAGACTATATTTTTGATATCGAGCGTTTCACTTCTTTTGAGGGAAATACAGGGCCTTATATTCTCTATACCATTGTGCGTATGAAGTCTATCCTGAAGAAATATCAGGAATCACGGGAACTGCCGGAACATGCAGGAATCCTTCCTGCTCATTCGGACAGCGAGAAGGCGCTGATGCTGGAACTCAGTAAATTTAACGGTATGATGGAAAGTGCCTTTGAAGAAAAAGCGCCCCATAAGGTGTGCGCGTATATTTACGACCTTGCAAACGCTTTTAATCATTTTTATCATGAGACAAAAATTATGGCAGAACCTGACGAAATGATACAGGCAGGTTATATAAAATTATTGGAGCTGACCAGGAAAGCACTGGAAATCTGCATTGACGTACTTGGCTTTGAAGCTCCGGAAAGGATGTAG
- the dapF gene encoding diaminopimelate epimerase, with protein MDSITMKKYHGLGNDYLVLDPNKNDMVLQTRNIEMLCRRNFGVGADGLLYGPIMEDGKIKVRIFNPDGSEAEKSGNGVRIFAKYLLDEGYVKDRKFSLNTLAGDVEIEFVEEDGSMMRVNMGKPVYAGKEMPLTGLQGEIVNAHLRFHDNDYNTTCLSVGNPNCVIMMEEVTPQKARALGPYVEGAEYFPNRTNMQICKVIDRENIAIEIYERGAGYTLASGTGACAAAAAAKRMGLVDNKVTVHMQGGDLLIEMEEDETIYMTGSVGTVGTFTLAENFFA; from the coding sequence ATGGACAGTATTACAATGAAAAAATACCATGGTCTCGGAAATGATTATCTGGTACTGGACCCCAATAAAAATGATATGGTGCTGCAGACAAGAAATATAGAAATGCTCTGCCGGAGGAATTTCGGCGTGGGTGCAGATGGTCTGCTGTATGGCCCCATTATGGAAGATGGAAAAATAAAAGTACGTATTTTTAATCCGGATGGTTCCGAGGCGGAAAAGAGCGGAAACGGCGTACGGATTTTTGCAAAATACCTGTTGGATGAGGGATATGTGAAGGACAGAAAGTTCAGCCTGAATACGCTGGCAGGAGATGTGGAAATTGAATTTGTGGAAGAAGACGGAAGTATGATGCGGGTAAATATGGGAAAGCCGGTGTATGCGGGAAAGGAAATGCCACTGACCGGCCTGCAGGGTGAGATTGTAAATGCTCATCTGAGATTCCATGACAATGATTACAATACCACCTGTCTGTCTGTGGGGAATCCCAACTGTGTGATTATGATGGAGGAAGTGACGCCGCAGAAAGCCAGGGCATTGGGGCCTTATGTGGAAGGGGCGGAATATTTTCCCAATCGTACCAATATGCAGATATGCAAAGTAATTGACCGGGAAAATATTGCCATTGAAATATATGAGCGCGGTGCAGGCTATACGCTGGCTTCCGGAACCGGAGCCTGTGCGGCGGCGGCAGCGGCAAAGAGGATGGGCCTTGTAGACAATAAGGTAACAGTGCATATGCAGGGCGGAGACCTTCTGATTGAGATGGAAGAAGACGAAACCATTTATATGACCGGAAGTGTGGGAACCGTGGGTACATTTACACTGGCGGAGAATTTTTTTGCCTGA
- a CDS encoding AraC family transcriptional regulator, translating into MHHNSEKAKEKQTGYLHQNFRLFHLKDKKNQEFEFHYHDFNKIIIFLSGNVTYFVEGKAYDLKPWDILLVNNHDIHKPVIDAGVTYERIVIWLQPEFIREQQDRSCDLSRCFTTATAKRFNLIRLNHHLQADIQTILQQLESSLASREFGHEALSQAYFLQFMVYLNRIFLPETCQPDFSASRYDRQIADILSYINLHLAEDLSNETLSRQFFVSKYYLMHKFKEHTGYTLHAYVQQKRLLHAKDLIQEGTPILKASSLCGFSDYSTFLRAFRKFYGISPKAFLTSGSEPSGFRDARTDITHIPY; encoded by the coding sequence ATGCATCATAACTCAGAGAAAGCAAAAGAAAAACAGACCGGATATCTTCATCAGAATTTCCGTCTGTTTCATTTAAAAGATAAAAAAAATCAGGAATTTGAATTCCACTACCATGATTTCAACAAGATTATTATATTTTTATCCGGCAACGTCACCTATTTCGTGGAAGGTAAGGCTTACGACCTGAAGCCCTGGGACATCCTTCTGGTCAACAACCATGACATTCACAAGCCTGTGATTGACGCAGGCGTCACCTATGAACGCATTGTCATCTGGCTGCAGCCGGAATTTATCAGAGAGCAGCAAGACCGTTCCTGCGATTTGTCCCGCTGCTTTACTACAGCAACCGCAAAAAGGTTCAATCTGATTCGGCTGAATCATCATCTGCAGGCAGACATACAGACCATTCTGCAGCAGCTTGAATCATCTCTCGCCAGCAGAGAATTCGGCCATGAAGCTCTGAGCCAGGCATATTTCCTGCAGTTTATGGTATATCTGAACCGTATTTTCCTGCCGGAAACATGTCAGCCGGACTTTTCCGCTTCCCGGTATGACAGACAGATTGCCGATATTCTGTCTTACATCAACCTGCACCTGGCAGAAGACCTGTCCAATGAGACCCTGTCACGTCAGTTTTTTGTAAGTAAATATTATCTGATGCACAAGTTCAAAGAGCATACCGGATACACCCTTCATGCCTATGTGCAGCAAAAACGCCTGCTACATGCCAAAGACCTGATTCAGGAGGGCACACCCATTTTAAAGGCTTCTTCTCTGTGCGGTTTTTCCGATTATTCCACATTTCTTCGGGCATTCCGCAAATTTTACGGAATCTCTCCCAAAGCCTTTCTCACTTCCGGCAGTGAACCCTCCGGATTCCGCGACGCCCGGACAGACATAACGCACATACCTTACTGA